One window of Quercus robur chromosome 5, dhQueRobu3.1, whole genome shotgun sequence genomic DNA carries:
- the LOC126726280 gene encoding protein HIGH CHLOROPHYLL FLUORESCENCE PHENOTYPE 173, chloroplastic, whose product MDCLSMQISPSPLSSSIPNLQGSASHFGRKFSNRSLNRQLLSSPFPKPFLQLDDRPQSFVYRQSLASLSSRTKRGPISAEAGQQSWDFGRFFRTIYFFNGPPSPAKFFESLIEKLSSPSPSKPVNNMDNSGIVLVAGATGGVGRRVVDILRKKGLPVRVLVRNEEKARKMLGPDIDLIVGDITKESTLVPEYFKGVRKVINAVSVIVGPKEGDTPDRAKYSQGIKFFEPEIKGDSPEKVEYIGMKNLINAVKGSVGLRNGKLLFGFEDNNSRELAWGALDDVVMGGVSESTFQIDRRGSEIGGPTGVFKGVVSTANNGGFTSIRTKNFSVPEDLSAYDGLELRLKGDGRKYKLIIRTSSDWDTVGYTASFDTVAGQWQSIRLPFSSLRPIFRARTVSDAPPFDPTNVLSLQLMFSKFEYDGKLNPTFVEGAFELPLSSIRTYIKDPIRPRFVHVGSAGVTRPDRPGLDLSKQPPAVRLNKELGFILTFKLKGEDLLRESGIPYAIVRPCALTEEPAGADLIFEQGDNITGKISREEIARICVAALESTYACDKTFEVKSVIPFSEPFTVDPENPPPEKDYDIYFKTLKDGITGKEILEQSPVPV is encoded by the exons ATGGATTGTTTGTCTATGCAGATATCACCGTCTCCTCTGTCTTCCTCTATTCCCAACCTTCAG GGCTCTGCATCACATTTTGGTAGAAAATTTTCGAACAGATCTTTGAATCGTCAGTTGCTGTCCTCTCCATTTCCTAAACCGTTTCTTCAACTTGATGACAGACCACAGTCTTTTGTTTACCGACAAAGTTTAGCTTCTCTCTCTTCAAGGACTAAAAGAGGACCAATCTCTGCAGAAGCTGGACAGCAGAGTTGGGACTTTGGCAGATTTTTTagaactatatattttttcaatggaCCCCCATCTCCTGCTAAG TTCTTTGAATCTCTGATTGAGAAATTATCCAGTCCATCACCTAGTAAACCAGTAAACAACATGGATAACTCTGGTATTGTCCTGGTAGCTGGAGCTACTGGTGGTGTGGGTAGAAGAGTGGTCGACATCTTACGGAAGAAGGGATTGCCAGTCCGAGTATTG GTCAGAAATGAAGAGAAGGCAAGAAAGATGTTGGGCCCAGATATTGACTTG ATTGTTGGAGACATCACTAAGGAGAGCACTTTGGTCCCTGAATATTTCAAAGGAGTGAGGAAAGTTATTAATGCTGTTTCTGTCATTGTTGGGCCAAAGGAAGGGGACACTCCTGATAGGGCAAAATATAGCCAA GGGATCAAGTTCTTTGAACCGGAG ATAAAAGGTGATTCACCTGAAAAGGTGGAATACATTGGGATGAAGAATTTAATCAATGCTGTAAAAGGAAGTGTTGGACTTCGAAATGGAAAACTACTATTTGGATTTGAAG ATAATAATTCTAGAGAGCTTGCTTGGGGTGCTTTAGATGACGTTGTTATGGGAGGAGTTAGTGAAAGCACATTTCAAATTGACCGAAGAGGCAGTGAAATTGGTGGCCCAACTGGGGTTTTCAAAG GTGTTGTTTCCACTGCAAACAATGGTGGCTTTACTAGTATCAGAACAAAG AATTTTTCAGTTCCAGAGGATCTTTCTGCATATGATGGTTTGGAGCTTCGCCTTAAAGGTGATGGTCGCAAGTATAAACTTATCATTCGCACTAGCAGTGATTGGGACACTGTCGGTTATACAGCCAGCTTTGACACTGTAGCAGGCCAATGGCAGTCA ATACGCTTGCCATTTTCTTCTTTGAGGCCTATATTTCGAGCACGAACAGTATCAGATGCCCCACCCTTCGACCCGACAAATGTTCTATCATTGCAG CTTATGTTCAGCAAGTTTGAATATGATGGGAAATTGAATCCTACTTTTGTGGAAGGTGCATTTGAGCTTCCACTATCAAGCATCCGGACATACATAAAGGATCCTATACGTCCGAG GTTTGTACATGTGGGCTCAGCCGGAGTTACCCGTCCTGACAGGCCTGGACTTGATCTGAGCAAACAACCACCTGCTGTTCGCTTGAACAAGGAATTGGGTTTTATTCTCACATTCAAGTTAAAG GGGGAGGATTTATTACGAGAAAGCGGAATACCATATGCAATCGTTAGGCCATGTGCATTAACTGAGGAGCCTGCCGGAGCAGATCTCATTTTCGAGCAGGGAGACAATATAACG GGTAAGATATCAAGGGAAGAGATTGCTCGTATATGTGTTGCTGCTTTGGAAAGCACATATGCTTGTGACAAGACATTTGAG GTTAAAAGTGTGATTCCATTTAGTGAGCCTTTTACAGTGGACCCTGAAAACCCACCTCCAGAGAAGGACTACGACATATACTTTAAAACTCTGAAGGATGGAATTACAGGGAAAGAAATTCTAGAACAAAGTCCTGTTCCAGTCTGA